In Callospermophilus lateralis isolate mCalLat2 chromosome 10, mCalLat2.hap1, whole genome shotgun sequence, a single genomic region encodes these proteins:
- the B3galt5 gene encoding beta-1,3-galactosyltransferase 5, whose translation MANHKLRLTYACLLLVGALCLYFSMAPYKEELFIFKKKYGTFLQLPDIDCRQDPPFLVLLVTSSHKQVAARMAIRKTWGGERTVSGRQVRTFFLLGTTANQAEMSAVAQESQQHGDIIQKDFTDVYFNLTLKTMMGMEWVHHYCPQVAFVMKTDSDMFVNVHYLTELLLKKNRTTRFFTGFLKLNEHPIRKKFNKWFVSKYEYPWDRYPPFCSGTGYVFSSDVASQVYNVSESVPFIKLEDVFVGLCLAKLQIRPEELHSQQTFFPGGLRFSVCRFRKIVACHFITPKELLIYWRVLETSQEDCPEV comes from the coding sequence ATGGCTAACCACAAGTTGAGGCTGACCTACGCGTGCCTGCTGTTGGTGGGAGCGCTGTGCTTGTATTTCAGCATGGCTCCTTATAAAGAAGAGCTTTTCATTTTCAAGAAAAAATACGGGACGTTCCTTCAGCTCCCAGATATCGACTGCAGGCAAGATCCTCCCTTCCTTGTCCTGCTGGTGACTTCATCCCACAAGCAGGTGGCGGCTCGCATGGCCATCCGGAAGACGTGGGGGGGAGAGAGGACAGTGAGCGGGAGGCAGGTGAGGACATTCTTCCTTCTGGGGACCACGGCCAACCAGGCCGAGATGAGCGCGGTGGCCCAGGAGAGCCAGCAGCATGGCGACATCATCCAGAAGGACTTCACGGACGTCTACTTCAATCTGACCCTCAAGACCATGATGGGCATGGAGTGGGTCCACCACTACTGTCCTCAGGTGGCGTTCGTGATGAAGACAGACTCGGACATGTTTGTGAACGTCCACTACCTGACCGAGCTGCTACTGAAGAAGAACAGGACAACGAGGTTTTTTACTGGCTTCCTGAAGCTCAACGAGCATCCCATCAGGAAGAAGTTCAATAAGTGGTTTGTGAGTAAATACGAATACCCCTGGGACAGGTACCCGCCCTTCTGCTCTGGCACCGGCTACGTCTTCTCCAGCGACGTGGCCAGCCAGGTGTACAACGTCTCCGAGAGCGTCCCCTTCATTAAGCTTGAAGATGTCTTTGTGGGGCTCTGCCTGGCAAAGCTGCAGATCCGGCCCGAGGAGCTCCACTCCCAGCAGACGTTCTTCCCGGGGGGGTTGCGCTTCTCCGTGTGCCGCTTTAGGAAGATCGTGGCCTGCCATTTCATCACACCCAAGGAGCTGCTGATCTACTGGCGTGTCCTGGAGACCTCCCAGGAAGACTGTCCCGAGGTCTGA